Below is a window of Desulfobotulus pelophilus DNA.
AGCAAAGGCCATGGCCAGCTTTTTTTCATAAGCGTCATAGTCCGGGGACGGGGCAGCAAAGGGGATGAACAGAACTTCCCTTACGGCCCCCAGAAACCCGGCCATGGTTTTTTCCCAGAATCCCAGCCATGAAAAGCCCTCCTGACCGGAGTTGCTCAGGAGCAGCAGGCGCATGGACGGCTCCGTTTCAGGCATCATCCTTTTTTTCCTGAACGACATTTTCTCCGGAAGGGGAGGCCGATGGCTTACGCCGTCTTCGGCGTTTTTTGGGGGTAGGTGCACCCGGATCTCCGGAAGGTTTTTCCTGTTTTTCCTGTTTTTCCGGGGAGGAGGGAGTCCCATGCTGGGTACGTCGGGCAGGCCGTCTTCTGCGTCCGGGGCGGTTCGAGGGAGCCTGTTCTCCGGATGCCTTTTCCGTCTCCTGAATCCGGGGCGGCGGGGGTGGAATCTCCAGAAGCTCATCCTCCGGGTATTCGCAGGTGAAAGGTTCTCCGATATAGTCTTCAATGGCTGGAATATAGAAAGAATCCTCTTCATCGGCAAAACTGATGGATATACCGGAGGCTCCGGCCCTTCCCGTTCGGCCGATGCGGTGGACAAACTGTTCCGGATCCTGAGAAAGGTTGTAATTGACCACATGGCTGATGCCGTCAATATGAATACCCCGTGCAGCCACATCCGTTGCCACCAGTACGCGGAAGGATCCGTTTTTAAAGTTGTCCAGTGCCCGGATGCGTTTATGCTGGGGCACATCGCCTGTGATCATGGAAGAAGAGATGTTATATCGCTTCAGCCGTTCGCTGAGATGGCGGGCTTCGCTTTTGCGGTTGGTGAATACCATCACCCTTTCCAGCTTCTGTCGGGTGAGAATATTCCAGAGCAGGGCGAATTTCTGATCTGCCGTAACAATGTAGTTTTTCCGGGCCACACTTTCCGTTGCAATGACATCGGGCTCTATTTCCACGTTCACCGGATCTATGGTCCACTGACGGGAAAGGCGCATGACATCATCGGAAAGGGTGGCGCTGAAAAAGAGGGTCTGGCGCTGTTCCTTGCGCGGGGTTTCGTACACGATCTGCTTTACATCGGGAATGAAACCCATATCCAGCATGCGGTCCGCCTCATCAATGACAAGGATTTCTACCTTGTACAGACGGATCAGTCCCTGTTTTTTGAAATCCAGCAGACGGCCCGGTGTGGCTACCACAATATCCACAACCTTTTCCGCAAGAATTCGTTTCTGATGCTCATATCCCATTCCACCGAAAATGGCAGCAATCCGGATGGATGTGTATTTACCCAGATCCCTGGCATCCTGCTCGATCTGCAGGGCCAGTTCGCGGGTGGGAGCCAGTATAAGGGCTCTGGGAACACCGGGCCTGCGGTTGTCTCTGGGGTTTTTCATGAGTCGGGTGTAGATGGCCAGAAGAAAGGCGGCACTTTTGCCGGTTCCCGTCTGGGCCTTGCCTGTGGCATCCCTTCCTTCCAGGGTTCCGGGAAGAATATCCGCCTGAATGGGTGTGCAGTACTGAAAGCCCAGTTCATGGATACCCCGCATCAGTTTGGCCGGCAGGCCAAGATCATGAAAGCGGGTTTTGCCTTCCATTTCCGGAATGGTAAATATGTTCGGATTCCACTCATGGCTTTCGACGGGAAGATCGGAAGAGGTTCTTCCGGAGGTCTTCTTTTTTGGGCGGGTATCGGAATTCAGACTTTCTCTGGGTTTTTTGTTTTTTTCCTTTCCTGCCTCAGAAGAAAGACGGTCCCTTGCAATTTTATCAGGAGATGGAGGAGTGAGCGGTTCTGCGGTGGTCTCCGGGCGGCCTTTGGCCTTGCCCTTTCCAAAAATACGATCTTTGAGTTTAACAAAAATGGCTCGAATCAAAAGAATACCTTTTTACAATTTGGATACAACAATTATGCGCCCCAACGCCTGCCACCGGGCAGGGGTTGCCGGAACGCCCCTTTTCATGCAGACGCAAAAAGAAAGATAATATAAACTTCACTTCACAATCTCAAGGAAATCTTTAAATTCCGGCACATCGGACCGGGCCATGGCTTCAAAAAGAAGTCCTTCCGTACAGCCCGGCAGTACACCGAAAGCCTGCATCCGCAGCAGTCCGGCTTCCTTGTCTGCCGGGTTACGGGAAGAGACCGCATCCATGGCCACATGAACCCGGAATCCTTCTGTACCAAGCCCCATGGCAGTCTGGGCTACGCATACATGGGCCTCTATGCCGCAGATCAAAATGTCTTTGGCTGCATGTTCGGAAAGCCAGTTCCGGAATGCGGGTTCTCTGTGTCCGGAAAAATGGTGCTTGGTGAAAAGCGGTGCCGTTTCCGCAAGGCATCGCAGTTCCGGAAGAACAGGTCCCAGACCCTGGGGATTCTGATCCAGAAAACAAAGGGGCAGCTGTAAAAGTCTGGCTCCCCGGATCAGGATGGAGCAGCGCTCGATGAATTCTCTTGCTTTGTGCATAGCCGGAAGCAGCCGTTGCTGCACATCTACAACCACAAGGCAGGGCGGATTGTCAAAGGGGATCATTTTTCCTCCATTAAAAAAGAGATGTTGGAAACCAGACAGAACCGCAGCGGAGGGTGTTCAGGCCATGCCCTTGAGAACGTCTGCCTTTATAAGGATCCGGATAAGGAAGCGCCAGCCCGTTTCAAGGCTTTTCCTCAGAAGAAATTCATCGGGTCTGTGGATGTGGCCGCATCGGCAGATACCAAAGGTGGCCGAAGGCCATCCAGCTTCAAGGCTTGCATTGGCATTGCTGCTGATGGGTTTTTCCCTTATGGAAAAGCCTGTCTCTGCAGCGGCCTCTGTCAGGATGTTGCTCAGAAAATCCGGCTTGACAGCTATGGCTGCGGGTCGGTGTCCGGCAGGGTCAATCTGGATTTCAAGGGCGGCCTTTTTGGCAAGGGTGCGGAGTTTTCTGTCCGCCGTTTTCAGCAGCAGGGGGTCCGTGCTGCGAAACTCGAAAAGGGCACGGGCTTTTCTGGCAATGGCGTTGATGCCTTCCCCACCCCCTATGGTTCCAATGTTTGAGGTAAGACGCCGATGGACGGCTCCGGGAGGTGTATCGGCTATATCCACAGCTTTCTGCAGGAAAGCAATGAGTTCCGATATGGCGTTTTTTTGTCCCCAGTCTTCCCATGAGTGGCCTCCCGGTCCTCGAACGGATACCCTGTACCTTCTGCATCCCACAGCGGAAAGGGAAAAACTCTCCATGCCCAGATCCAGACAAAAGAAAGCATGGGGCAGAAAATCAGAACGGGAAAGGTAGTGCCGGATTCCCTTCAGGTTTCCCTCCCCCTCTTCTCCTGTGGAAAAAAGCAGACGCAGCGGCCGGTTCAGCAGCAGCCTTTTGCTGTGGACCCCTGCGGCCAGCATGATAAGGAAGGAAACGGCCGCAAGATTATCCGCCACACCAGGGCCACAGAGTCGCTCCTCTTCTATCTGAAGCTCCCCACCGCCCGGGCCGACAACATCCATATGGGCATCCATAACCACAGGTGCCGTCTTCTGTTTATGGGAAAAAATTACTTCCAGATTACCCGCACCATCCACCGTAAAGGGAATGCCCATGGATGCAAGCCGTTGTCCCAGTACAACACGGCGGGGGGCCTCATTTCCCGTTGGTCCGCAGGCAGCCATCAGGGGCTTCAGCAGCGACAGAAAGTCTTTTTCTTTCCATGTTTCCATAAGGAATCCTCCTTTTTTATTACCATAGGCCTCTCTGTGTTTTTTTGCAAAAAAAGGACCCTTGACAGCTTTGTGATTGTGTTTACTTTTTTGCCATAAAAGAGCTTGCCATGGCAGTTACGACTCTTTTCTATAATATACAGGAAGCAAAGACATGGATAAAAAATGTGCATAAAATTGTATAAAAAATTTATAAATAAAAAACTTTTATAATGAAATTAGGTTGCGGTGCAAAAAGAATTATATTGTCTCATTTCATATAAAAAAGAGCAAAGATAAAAACAAAAATAATAGATAAAAGGAGGTGCTGTTATGACACTGGTAAGATGGGAACCTTTCCGCAACGTTGCCTCTCTGCAGGATCGTATTAACCGGATGTTTGACGACGCTTTTAACAAGGCCAGAGATGTGGAGGAAGACGGTATGGGTGCATGGCGGCCTTCGGTGGATATTTTTGAGACGGAAAGCGCCATTATTCTGGAAGCCGAGCTTCCCGGTGTAACCCGTGATGATATCAGTGTAGAAGTGGAAAACAATGTGCTTTCCCTGAAAGGAGAGCGAAAGGAAGTGCGTGAGGTGGAAGATGACCGCTACTACCGCAGGGAGAGGATTGTGGGCCGGTTTCACCGGGCTTTTACCCTGCCAGTGGATGTGGATCATGAGCAGATCCGTGCCAACTTCCAGAATGGTATTCTTCGACTGGAAGTTCCCAAGCCAGAGGAGAAAAAACCTAAGAAAATCGCCATTAAGGTGGATAACTGATAGCCGGTTTTCCCTGCCGGAGAAGCCCTCCCTCCGGCAGTTCAAAGTCCTTTCTTATGGAAAGGCAGCATAAGTACCTTCCCCCGGAAAAGGCCCTGATCAGGGCCTTTTCTTTTTTCCCGTAAATCGTTACAGTCCTGTCTGCGGTCCGGGATGACCCGTGTACCTTATCCAGTGGTTTTATGTTACATTCATACCCCAGGCGAGACTTGTGAGTTCTTTTCTCCATACAAAATGGCAGCACCTTCTCAGAGACAGTGCCGAAACTCCGGAATCCATTGCCGCTGCCCTCAACCTTGATGCAGGCAAGCTGCAGAAGGTGACGGACCGCTATCCGGCCCGGATTAACCCCTACTATATGAATCTTGTCAAAAAATACGGAAAACCTCTTTTCCGGCAGGCTGTCCCCTGTGAAGAGGAGCTGGAGGATCTGCCCTGGCTTTTCCCGGACGGGCTCTGCGAAGAGAAGCAGTCTCCGGTTCGCGGAGTTTTTCACCGGTATCCGGACCGGGTTATATTGGCTGTATCGTCAGAATGCGCTCTTTTCTGCAGGCACTGCATGCGAAAAAGGGATGTGGGAAAGAAAAAGTTTTTTGACAGAGAAGCCGCCCTCGCCTACCTTGAGAATCATGAAGAGATCAAAGACGTGATTTTGTCCGGTGGTGATCCTTTCATGCTTTCCGACGACTGCCTTCATGAGCTTCTTTCGGCCTTACGACGTATTCCCCATGTGGAAACATTGCGTATTCATACGCGTATGCCCTGTACCCTTCCCCAGCGGATCACGCCGGAGCTGGTGAGTATGCTCCGTTGCCATGCGCCCCTTTTCATTAATACTCATTTTAATCATCCCTATGAGATTACGGGTGAAAGTGCCTTTGCTTGCGGGCTTCTGGTGGATGCGGGTATTCCCGTGGGATGTCAGTCCGTGCTTCTCAGGGGGGTTAATGACAACAGCCAGATTCTGAAAGATCTTTTTCGTGGTCTTCTTCGTATTCGGGTTAAGCCGTACTATCTTCACCACCCGGATCCTGTGGCGGGTATTTTGCCTTTTCGTATGGATCTTGCGGAGGGCCTTGGGATTTACAGCAAGATCCTTGGTCATATTTCCGGCATGGCCGTACCGCCTTATATGGTGGATCTGCCCGGAGGCGGTGGTAAAACAGCCCTTTCCCGGAACTGTTTTCCGGAAGCGGATGCCAACGGCTGGATACGATTGAAAAATTTTGAAGAAAAACAGTATTTTTATCCGGCACTGGCCCGTCCTCTGGGGCCTGCCATCCTGTCATAGAAACAAAGGAGAAAGCATGGAGCTTGTGCTGACCAAAATGCATGGTCTGGGAAATGATTTCATTTTGGTGGATGATCGTGATGGCCGGGTGGCGGGCAGATATCCGTATCCGGATCTGGCCCGAAAGCTCTGTGACCGTCATTTCAGTATCGGCGGAGACGGACTCATCGTGGTACTGCCTTCCCAGAGCTGTGACATGGCCTTTGCCATTTTTAATTCCGATGGTTCTGAAGCGGGAATGTGCGGTAACGGCATGCGTTGTTTCGCCAGGTTTCTGTATGAAAAAGGACTGTTGCGGCAGAAGGTGATTACTGTGGAAACCCTTTCTGGTCCCGTGGTCTGCATCCTGGAAAATGATGAAGAGGACAGGGTTATGGGGGTGCGTGTGGACATGGGGCCTCCCAGATTACTTCCGGCAGACATCCCCTTTGTATGGGATGGGGGCAAAGAGCCCCTTGAGGTAGCCCTTAAGGTTCTGGACCAGACTTTTCAGGTGACACCGGTTTCCATGGGCAACCCCCATGCGGTTATTTTTATGGAAGATATTGATCCGGTACCCCTGGAAATATGGGGGCCGGCCGTGGAAAATCACCCTTCCTTTCCGGAAAAAACCAATGTGGAGTTTGTGCAGGTTCTTTCTCCGGAAAGCATACGGGTTCGTGTCTGGGAAAGGGGGGCCGGTGTTACCCTTGCCTGCGGTACCGGTGCCTGTGCCGCTCTGGTTGCCTCTGTTCTAACGGGCAGAACGGGAAAAAAAGTGGAAGTACTTCTTCCCGGTGGCCGTCTTCTGGTGGAATGGGATGATCGGTCCGGTCATTTGTACAAAAGCGGGCCCGCGGAAACGATTTTTGAAACCAGCATACGAATATGAGGAAGAACATGGATTGTCAACAGGAAGTGGACAGGGCCGTGAACCATATCCGGAAGCAGACTTCCAGTGTTCCGGAGGTTCTTGTGATGACAGGAACGGGGCTGGGGCAGAGCACGGGAAGCCTTCATGTTCAGGCCCGTATACCCTATGGTGATATTCCCGGTTTCCCTGTCTCCACGGTGGAAAGCCATGCCGGAGAACTGGTGCTGGGCTGCCTTGGTGGCAGGCAGGTGGCGGTCATGCGGGGGCGTTTTCATCTGTATGAAGGGTACAGTCCTTCCGCCATTACCTTTCCTGTCCGGGTATTTCAGGCCATGGATGTGAAGACCATGATCGTTACCAATGCCGCTGGAGGGGTGGGGGCGGATTTTCGGGTGGGTGATCTCATGCTCATCGAAGACCATATCAATCTCACAGGAGAGAATCCTCTGGTGGGACCTAATCGTGATGCCTGGGGGCCGAGATTCCCCGATATGTCCTGTGTGTATGATCGGGACCTGGGAAGCCTTGCAAAGGATACGGCCCTTGAACTGGGATTTTCCCTTCAAAAAGGAGTCTATCTCGGACTGAAAGGTCCCAGCTTTGAAACTCCTGCGGAAATTCGTTTTTTCAGCCGTATGGGTGCCCATGCCGTGGGCATGTCCACGGTAATCGAGGTGATAGCCGCCCGTCATGCCGGCATGCGGGTACTGGGGCTTTCCACCATTACCAACATCAATGATCCGGACAACCCCGATACGGCTACCATCGAAGCCATTGTGGAGGAAGCGGGCAAGACCGCAGAGCGTCTTGACAGGCTCCTCACCCGGATAGTGGAGAAGATGTGATGAACGTGGATCTTTTCGTGGAGAATGGCTGGATACTCACCATGGATGGGGGGGACAGGGCCTGGGAAAAGGGAGGAATGGCAGTCCGTGGAGAAGAAATTGTTGCCATCGGATCCATGGAAAGCCTTTCCCACATTCGGGCAGAAGAATGTATCAATGCCGCCGAAGCCATTGTGCTCCCGGGTTTTGTCAATGTGCATACCCACGCATCCATGACCCTTTTTCGCGGGCTGGCCGATGACCTGCCTCTGATGAACTGGCTGGAAAACCATATTTTCCCCGCAGAGGCAAAGCTGACGGAGAATCTTGTGGGATTAGGTGCGGAGCTGGCCTGCCTTGAGATGATGGCCTCGGGAACGACCACCTTCTGTGACATGTATCTTTTTGAAAATGCAGTGGCGGAAGCTGCGAACCGGGCCGGAATGCGGGCGGTTGTGGGTGAGGTTCTCTATGATTTTCCTTCTCCCTGTTATGGTCCCATTGAAAAGGGATTCGCCCATGTGGAAAAAATGATTGAGAGATGG
It encodes the following:
- a CDS encoding DEAD/DEAH box helicase: MIRAIFVKLKDRIFGKGKAKGRPETTAEPLTPPSPDKIARDRLSSEAGKEKNKKPRESLNSDTRPKKKTSGRTSSDLPVESHEWNPNIFTIPEMEGKTRFHDLGLPAKLMRGIHELGFQYCTPIQADILPGTLEGRDATGKAQTGTGKSAAFLLAIYTRLMKNPRDNRRPGVPRALILAPTRELALQIEQDARDLGKYTSIRIAAIFGGMGYEHQKRILAEKVVDIVVATPGRLLDFKKQGLIRLYKVEILVIDEADRMLDMGFIPDVKQIVYETPRKEQRQTLFFSATLSDDVMRLSRQWTIDPVNVEIEPDVIATESVARKNYIVTADQKFALLWNILTRQKLERVMVFTNRKSEARHLSERLKRYNISSSMITGDVPQHKRIRALDNFKNGSFRVLVATDVAARGIHIDGISHVVNYNLSQDPEQFVHRIGRTGRAGASGISISFADEEDSFYIPAIEDYIGEPFTCEYPEDELLEIPPPPPRIQETEKASGEQAPSNRPGRRRRPARRTQHGTPSSPEKQEKQEKPSGDPGAPTPKKRRRRRKPSASPSGENVVQEKKDDA
- a CDS encoding isochorismatase family protein; its protein translation is MIPFDNPPCLVVVDVQQRLLPAMHKAREFIERCSILIRGARLLQLPLCFLDQNPQGLGPVLPELRCLAETAPLFTKHHFSGHREPAFRNWLSEHAAKDILICGIEAHVCVAQTAMGLGTEGFRVHVAMDAVSSRNPADKEAGLLRMQAFGVLPGCTEGLLFEAMARSDVPEFKDFLEIVK
- a CDS encoding M20/M25/M40 family metallo-hydrolase: METWKEKDFLSLLKPLMAACGPTGNEAPRRVVLGQRLASMGIPFTVDGAGNLEVIFSHKQKTAPVVMDAHMDVVGPGGGELQIEEERLCGPGVADNLAAVSFLIMLAAGVHSKRLLLNRPLRLLFSTGEEGEGNLKGIRHYLSRSDFLPHAFFCLDLGMESFSLSAVGCRRYRVSVRGPGGHSWEDWGQKNAISELIAFLQKAVDIADTPPGAVHRRLTSNIGTIGGGEGINAIARKARALFEFRSTDPLLLKTADRKLRTLAKKAALEIQIDPAGHRPAAIAVKPDFLSNILTEAAAETGFSIREKPISSNANASLEAGWPSATFGICRCGHIHRPDEFLLRKSLETGWRFLIRILIKADVLKGMA
- a CDS encoding Hsp20/alpha crystallin family protein; translation: MTLVRWEPFRNVASLQDRINRMFDDAFNKARDVEEDGMGAWRPSVDIFETESAIILEAELPGVTRDDISVEVENNVLSLKGERKEVREVEDDRYYRRERIVGRFHRAFTLPVDVDHEQIRANFQNGILRLEVPKPEEKKPKKIAIKVDN
- a CDS encoding KamA family radical SAM protein → MSSFLHTKWQHLLRDSAETPESIAAALNLDAGKLQKVTDRYPARINPYYMNLVKKYGKPLFRQAVPCEEELEDLPWLFPDGLCEEKQSPVRGVFHRYPDRVILAVSSECALFCRHCMRKRDVGKKKFFDREAALAYLENHEEIKDVILSGGDPFMLSDDCLHELLSALRRIPHVETLRIHTRMPCTLPQRITPELVSMLRCHAPLFINTHFNHPYEITGESAFACGLLVDAGIPVGCQSVLLRGVNDNSQILKDLFRGLLRIRVKPYYLHHPDPVAGILPFRMDLAEGLGIYSKILGHISGMAVPPYMVDLPGGGGKTALSRNCFPEADANGWIRLKNFEEKQYFYPALARPLGPAILS
- the dapF gene encoding diaminopimelate epimerase; translated protein: MELVLTKMHGLGNDFILVDDRDGRVAGRYPYPDLARKLCDRHFSIGGDGLIVVLPSQSCDMAFAIFNSDGSEAGMCGNGMRCFARFLYEKGLLRQKVITVETLSGPVVCILENDEEDRVMGVRVDMGPPRLLPADIPFVWDGGKEPLEVALKVLDQTFQVTPVSMGNPHAVIFMEDIDPVPLEIWGPAVENHPSFPEKTNVEFVQVLSPESIRVRVWERGAGVTLACGTGACAALVASVLTGRTGKKVEVLLPGGRLLVEWDDRSGHLYKSGPAETIFETSIRI
- a CDS encoding purine-nucleoside phosphorylase, giving the protein MDCQQEVDRAVNHIRKQTSSVPEVLVMTGTGLGQSTGSLHVQARIPYGDIPGFPVSTVESHAGELVLGCLGGRQVAVMRGRFHLYEGYSPSAITFPVRVFQAMDVKTMIVTNAAGGVGADFRVGDLMLIEDHINLTGENPLVGPNRDAWGPRFPDMSCVYDRDLGSLAKDTALELGFSLQKGVYLGLKGPSFETPAEIRFFSRMGAHAVGMSTVIEVIAARHAGMRVLGLSTITNINDPDNPDTATIEAIVEEAGKTAERLDRLLTRIVEKM